The Argiope bruennichi chromosome 5, qqArgBrue1.1, whole genome shotgun sequence genome segment TCATTAATTCCTTTTGTCTCATATAAGATCTGCATCTTCTGTCGAGGCAATTGTGGTTTGTACCATAATTGGTACCGAATCTCTGGTTTGATTTAACGCAGTTAATGCAgcattgtttttttcatttatgggTCTCCCCAGTAACCTTAATGTCCCCACACCCTTCGCATCTGGTTTCATCCTTACGGTCACAGTATTTCGTTGTGTGACCAAATCCGAGgcaatttttacattgttttaggcTGATAAATTCAGATGTACGGACTCTGTGCCAACCAAAATACAATCCACCCTTGTTCTTAATTTCATGGAAAGTATTTGGAGGCACAGAGATGACCCAGTGTTTGTTATTATTCCTTTTACCCGGAATGgagaaatctattttaaaaactgGCTCATTGTTTCCATcacccaaaaataaatttttttctaacagtCCTATTCTAAGTTGGTCTTCCTCAATGTCCCCTTCGATGTTATAAAGGATGACTTGGGGGGAGCGAGGCCCAGGGACAATTACCTCATATAGGTTGTCGATTTGATTGTCAGctatcattatttctttaattatttctgcATCCCTCACTGAAGCTGTTACTATTTTGACCCCGCCCCCGTGAATCGGGGAGACATTCCTGACCCGTACTGAGGGATCTTTTGTTCTGAGCTCgttcaaaattgtagatttatttttttcatagtcGTTGTTTTCATGGAGTTTCGGTTTGAGAAGGAGAACTCCTTCTCTCTCCTGAGACACTTTCTTAGGGTTATTCATTAGAACTTGGGCAAAAGTGGGTGGAGTGATAAAGTGGTCCTAAATAAGATTCACTTATTTAGGCCCTCATCTATGATTTTCTTACATTCATCCTGCTTAATTTTCAGGTCCTCacacagtttatttattttttcaaagtgagTTACATGGTCTTGTTTCATCAGATTGTCTAGTTGCTCTTGCATGGCCTGTAATTTTCCCTTCGTTTGATTATATTCTTAGTTAAGAAGATTTAATTTGGCCTTTCAGAGTGCGGCATCATTATTAGTTAGAAGCTCCTTTAAGTTAAAAATCTCAGCCGATAATTCTACGACCTGTTGGTTAGCCGTATCGTAGTCGGCATATACcattttaagtttttcaattaatggtttaaaaaagaCCTTAACCAGGTCATTCCTAAGGCCCTtgccgaaatttttttttatctcttattaaTGAATCGGAAAGTACACTAAATTCGTCTAATTTATCAAGGATCTCCCTATAAAGTTCTGGGGAGAAATCTGAAGTTTTAATGGTTAGGGCCAACTCCTCCACTCCATCGTGGATTACACCCGGCTTGCTATTTGTGGCTCTGGACTGAGAGCCCGATGCAGCACCCGTATCGTCAGATTTCGAATCTTTATTTCGGCCCCCCACCATAACCACTTGTAATTAGATGCGTGGGGAATTGTGCATCCTATTAAGggatatagttaaaaatataggCCCAATGAGGGTATACaatataagttatataaaatcACAAGAGCAATTACGAATATGTAGAAATCAATGAATTAACCCAAATTAAGAAACTCCAATAGAGCTCGAAATATAAGATCCAAAGTgaataccaaaatttttaaaaactcacaatattaaaatacaatcaagaataaaaaactgtataaaatacttaaaaacactttatacacaataaagaataaaatatgagaGAATAAGAAGTTTAAAATTCGGATCACTCACTCACAGGAACAGGCTGATGATCCTCAAATTATGTTGTAGATTcaatatagttttcaaaatgcCGCACTAATCGATTAAACGAAAAGTCTAAATTCGAACAGCAAAGTGTCAACCACGCCTTAAAGAAGTACTGAAGATCACTATGTATGCTAAAGTTCCGGATTCAATATCTCGGGATCATAGCCGGCGCATACGAATAGTTGGTAGATGCATCGGAAAATCAGGTTCCAGTATGATGAGAAGTAAAGACTGGTAGTCTGGCAACAGCGAGTATCTCCGTGCAGGGAAGTGAAATAACCTATTCCGAAAGGTAAACAGACTTCAGGAACGCCCTTGCACTGGTGAGATGATACTTGGTGCGTTTTGAAGGAGAGTCCGTGCTCTTTATGTAGCAAATTATACTCGAATTCACTCTTCGCTTATCAAGAAAAGCAGAAACAGCTGGAGAATCAGGATGTTTCGGTGGAAATGTTGAGAATTCAAGTTCTCTAGGCCAGGAACTCTGATAATCCAAGGGGGCGTTTCACAAAGTTGGTTTTGTTCCTTTTGCTGGGTAATTAGTTTGGAATTAATTTCAGattgatgtttttaataaaatcatcaatatattgtaatgaaatgaaCACAGTGATCTATCCAGCTATATAAAATCCACCTCGGGTAATAGCGTGGACCTCAAATTATAAGTTGAAGCCACGCTGGGCGACACAAAATTAAAGCTGGAAATTCCTCGTAAACAATCATCGATCCAtataaaaaatgcagtaaaaccacacatatattaagatataagcaattcatttaaagatttcagttaaaatccaataaaactttaaaaatctctGAAACTCCCACACTCTCCAAGAGCAGTCGAAGAGCCAACCTCACTCGACGGCGGCTGGGCAGGGAATGGAGATTGGAAAGTGCCATCCTACGAGACGTCAGCCTACCCGAGTTGGGTGTAAGGCGAGAAACGACGTCCTGGGGGCGAGAATCAGCCCCAGCATCCggacagatttattaaaatctcaagAAGGTTGTTACAAACATTGCCCAAAACAGGGGCAGTAATTAAAAACATGAACTGATTAAGAACAGGATGCTTCTTGGTATTAACAATCACAACCCTCAATAGGGGAGTTGGAAAGCAGcataataatcatatatatataaaatccttaaatatacaatttaaaattaaaagaaaatatggacAATACAAAAACATGCTGCCAGGCGCTTTATACCGTGCGGGCCTGGATGGAGGAGGAGTGCTAGCCGCGTAGAACGCGACGAACTGCGAAACCTAGAAGTAGTTTTATAATTTGatagtttttaatttgtataaacgTTCCCCTCCCCACGGCGTGCAGGTGGGGAATACCTGTAACTACGTTTAAGAGGTTGGTGGACGTGGTCCTATAGGCCCGGGTGAAACGTATAAGAAAAATCCATTGTATGGTATGGAGCCTAGATATTTGGGCTTTTGTTAAGTCCCCGCCCCAAATACTAGAACCGTAGAGCAGGGCCTTTTCGATGACGGTATTgtaccaaaatttgataattttattgtcTAGGCTCCAATTGTATTGAATCTCCCTGTTAAAATTAGATGTTAAATTAAGGGCCTTTTCGGTTAGGGTCAAAATGTTGGCGGTCCAAGTAAGTTTATTGTCTATGGTTATTCCCAGGATCTTCAGGCTGTCGCCAATTTTAATTGGGTTGCCGTCGATGCGGTAGGTAGGCTTGCGGTTCAGGGTAGTGGAGTTTCTTTCGGAGAATTTTCGGGAGGACAGGCTTCTAAAAACGATGGCCTGGCATTTCTCGATTGAAAGCCTTAAttttatagatgttaatttttgGTGGACGGTGGCTAAGGTAGTATTTACGTTGTCCGAGAGAACATAAGAAGTGCGGCCACCGACCACCAGCAAAAGCCTGAATGTATACTCCCGAAAtgttcaaatttagtatattgtTAATGTAAATGTTCCAGATAGTGGGAGCTATAACGGATCATTGTGGGCAGCCTCTGTAACACCACCTAGTCACtgttaaaatttcattggtgAAGGAAATTTTACTctgttaaataaaagtaaataaagttcatataaaattttggaatccgGATGGACCCCAGTATATCGAATAGTACCGACCAGTTCATATTGTCAAACGCTGATTTAATGTCCAGGGAGATGAGGGCCAGGTGCTCTCCATGGACACGagattttatattatcaattaatttatcaatGGCCAGATCGCAACTGCGGCCCTCTCTAAATCCAAATTGATTATCGTGAAGTATTTTGTTACGATCCAGCCACtgattaagttttattaaaaataatctttcgaGGATTTTACCCAGCGTTGACAGAAGGCAAACCGGTCGGTAAGAAGAGCATAAGGCAGGGTCCTTaccatttttaagtaaaaagaagaCCCTGCCGTTCCTGAGGCATTCCggaaagtaattataataaaaacaaagattaaaaatgtCTAGTTTAAAATCTTTATCAATGTTAAAAACCGCTCTCCACATGCGGTAGTCAATTTTGTCTAGTCCCGGGGCTTTGCCGCTTTTGAGGCTCCCGAAGACGAGTTCTAAATCTAGTATATCGAGAGCCTCCGAGTGATCGGgagtgtaattaaatttaatttcgtcGTCGTTGGTTTTGCCTGGGAAGAAGTGATCCATAATGCTATTGATCTTATCTTTGATTGAGCATTAGGATCACCGTTCGGGTTAACTGAAATGGTATGATTGGAAGATGGCTTGTCAAATACCAAATTAAACAGAAACCCGAACTTTTCATTGTAATTAATGCATAGTCTTTCCCAGGCATCCCTCTTGGATTTGAGAAGTAATTTCTTGTAGGCGGCCCTTTCTTTACGATAATTGTTGCCCGAGACTAGAATGAGGTTCTCCGGGGATTTGTTTTTAATGTGAGACTtataaattttggataatttgtTAACTTTGTTTCGGCACACTCTGAGTTCTTCGTTCCAGAAGCTGAATTTCCTGGCCATTTTAGTCGGTTTCTTCTTGAATGTTTTGAATCCGGAAGtatgaataaaattgataaaatcattaaaaaagagaTTCAAATCTGTAATGGATTTGACCTTAgagaattttagtttaaaaactttaaaatgtttttttacttggtttataaatttatttaggcCATATTTGGTTTTTAAGTTGAAACAGCATCCGGAACAGTTTGGATATCaagtttgaaacaaatatatttgtgATCGCTATGGGATTCCGTTTACAAGACACCAATATTTTTGACGTAATGGGCGATAGAGCTAGAAATTAGTGTTAAATCGGGGAAACCAACGTGTATAGAAGATTGCAATGTCGGACCGTATTCCTTAATGTTgcaaatattaagattattagaGGCTATGAACTCGGTAAGTCTTCTACCCCTATAATTATCCGAGTCATAGCCCCAGCGTTTAGCGTTACAATTAAAATCTCCAACAACAAgattaaaagtatttagaaaGTTATTCTCGAGTTCTTTTAGTGTTTCATCTATACTATGGTGGGGcggaaaataacaatttaaaatatttaatataaaatcattaaaatatagttCAACACAGACCGAATTGGCTGTGCTGAACTTAAaatagacatttaaatttttattaaaaatatatgtaatagcTTTTTTGTCGTTGGAGATGAAGGTCCGACAACCGAAAAGCGCCCTGGGTGGTTCCCCCTTTATCAAATGGGGGTTCTGGACCGCGATAAAGTCTAGGTTTAAATCCCTAGCGATCTGGTATACCACAGAGTGTGCTGCCTCACAATGATTAAGATTAATGTGGATCCCACGGAGAGTTTTAATATCCATAATCAGTTCTATTTTTTATAGTCTCTTTTTGTCGTATGTAGGATTTGCAGCGTCGACCCAAACTGCTATGATTAATGCCATAATTGGTGTTAAATCGCTCGTTCGAATTTGCGCAATTAATGCAGCATGTCTTTTTACATTTATGAGCCCTCCCCTGAGTATTATATTCCCCACACCGATCACAGGTTGGGGGCTCCTCTCTCCTGTTGCAATTTTTTGTGGTATGCCCGAATCCCAGGCAATGTTTACATTGCCTAACACTGAAGAACTCGGACACACGCAGGCGAGTACAATCGTAATACAGTCCCCCCTTGTCTTTAATTTCCCTAAAAATTTTGGGGGGGACAGAGAGGACCCAGTGTTtagatgttttgtttttattgttgatggAAAAATCCATTTTGAAGAGGTGTTGGGAGGAGGGATCGGCCAGAAAGAGGTTTTTTTCTATTAATCCAGTCCTCAGGTCTTCTTCAGTGACAGTAACTGGTAAATTATATAGAATGACCTGAGGACGTTTTCGTGTTGGAAtgataaagttataaatttcagCTAGGCTGGAGTCCCCCAAAAGTTTCTCTTTGATGTGAATTGACTCCTCTGGGTTGGCCGAAGTGATCTTGATCCCACCACCAAAAATGGGGTTAACCCCTCTAACCCTTATTGATGGGTCCTCTCTTTTAAGAAAGTCtaagattttttgtttattatcctCCATGTTGTTCCGGTCCGGCATTTTCGGTTTGATGCGGAGGACAGTTTCAGTATGTTTGTTGGGGACCGGGGGAGGTTGAGCGGGACCTGCAGCGATTTTTGCGTATGATTGAGCGTCACCTAGACGCCTTTTGATTTCCTGGAAAGCTAGGTCCCATTCCACCTGTTTTTTTGTCAATTGGGTCCCCATTTCATTAAGAagttttttagtttctttaatgTCCTCCAGCGGTTGTGTTTCTTTCAGGGTTTTAATTTGACCCATTAGCTGATAGTTCTCTCCTTGTAATAAATATAGTTTAGCCTTCATGCTATTGGGATCTAAGTTATTATTGAGATCTCTTAGATCGAAGATCTGGCCCTGCAGGACGCTGTAGCTCAAGGCCATGCCTTCTAGTGTGTCTATGAAGAATTTGAGGTAGTCGGATACTATTTGATTGCTGACCCTGATCCcgaattgtctttttttaatgataaggtCAGTGGAGAACAGTTCATATtcctttaatttgtttattaagatATCATCCAGGCCGGGGGGAAGCCCTAAATTCGGAATTTTGTCAATAAGGGCCTCCAAGACATTGGGTATTCTAATATCGATTTTGCCGGCCTGGGTAGTAAGGTGATCAGGGTCAGGTATTTCTTTGTGTTCTATTGGAGCTTGTTTATTTTTAGGCGCCTGATGTTGAGAACCTATGGCATGGTTGCCCCGAGCCCTACCCCTAGTTCTGGGCTTTTTAGTGAAATTGGACTCGGGGGATTTAGGAGAGGTCAagtcattgttattattttgagaaGAGTTTGGACTGTTAGGGCCAGAACTCGATAATCCCAGAGAGAAGTCGGCTAAGGGGATGTCAAAACTACAATTTTTGGGTGAAGCCGGACCGGGGTCGGGGATATCAAGTATGATATCACCCGAAGATGTCATGATTTTACTAAAAGTAATTTACTAAAAACGGATGTtaaagatgaatataaaaatatttttaaattttagccaACCAAGTCTCAATAagtcaaaatttatgtaaaatcaataaaacatcaATAAGATGAGTAAAATTAGGTATAAATTTAAAGAGACAAGATGACAATGacataaaatggataaaaattcaCGAAAATAGCGAAAAGGCAGcaatgatattaaaaacaaacacacataatcattaaaatatccaTGAGAtgtataaaattagataaaaagtcTTAGTAAGAGTTTTGATAAAATGACTCACCACTTTCGAAGATGTTTAACAGGTGGTCCGATTGTGAGTAGTAGCAAACAAAGTTCCGGTCCCTATTTGGTCTAGTGTGTCCTGGCTCTAGAGCGCTGGACCACGCATCCAAAAAGTCCAATATCGGGAGTTGGCTTCTGTTTGACGAATAATCAAGCTCAATGATCCGAAGCGAACAGGGTTCAAATTCAGTGTGTACCTGGCAGCAGCAGCGGCAGAAATGAATCCAAGTGAAGTCAGCCAGTGGGCGTCACCCCGTTTCCGAAGGTAAACAACAGGCGCTTAACAAGAGGATGCACAATAACAAAGCCACTACACACTCGGGAATCCGAAGAAAGCAGAGCAAACCATTTCCAAAGCACTTCCAAGTCAGTAAAAGATTGTTTGTGCAAGTTTAATGATGCTTTGCACAGGATTTAATGGAAATTTGCTTCAGGTTGGGTAGAGTCACAGGATGCAGTGGGTGTTAAACAACGCGTCAGTATAACAGCCGTGCAGGTAGTTTGTTATTGACAGCGGTTGTTGTTTACTTGTAGTTGTTAACTTGCATCTGTTGTTAATTGAATATTTGCTTCTTTACTAGTGAGATATACTGAATTTGATTAGTTGCTGTTAATTGAAAGTAATATATCTGCATATCATACAGTATACATCCATGTAGTGAATTCCGTATCCCACGTTCAGTCACTGTCGTCACTTGTAGTTGGGCGTCTTCAGCTTAATTCGGGTTGTCGCAATTGCAATTATATTCGTTACGTACAACACCAGTAATTAGTAAGTTCAAAATTCAGTATATTCAGTATTCAGTAAATGATAAACCAGAAGCACAAATGAAAGCACACAAATAAAGTTCGCATTCATAGACAacaccaacaaaaaaaaatggggatTGGAAAGTAGATACCCACGAGTCCCCCGGTTTACCCGAGTGGGTGTAAAACCACCAGAGGGGACACGGGGAAAGGATCCACCCCAGCCCGCCGAAGATCCCGCGGGCCAGTCCAGCCCAACGGACAGATTTAT includes the following:
- the LOC129969036 gene encoding uncharacterized protein LOC129969036; amino-acid sequence: MDHFFPGKTNDDEIKFNYTPDHSEALDILDLELVFGSLKSGKAPGLDKIDYRMWRAVFNIDKDFKLDIFNLCFYYNYFPECLRNGRVFFLLKNGKDPALCSSYRPVCLLSTLGKILERLFLIKLNQWLDRNKILHDNQFGFREGRSCDLAIDKLIDNIKSRVHGEHLALISLDIKSAFDNMNWLLLVVGGRTSYVLSDNVNTTLATVHQKLTSIKLRLSIEKCQAIVFRSLSSRKFSERNSTTLNRKPTYRIDGNPIKIGDSLKILGITIDNKLTWTANILTLTEKALNLTSNFNREIQYNWSLDNKIIKFWYNTVIEKALLYGSSIWGGDLTKAQISRLHTIQWIFLIRFTRAYRTTSTNLLNVVTGCTIPHASNYKWLWWGAEIKIRNLTIRVLHRALSPEPQIASRV